The genomic region CATTTCCATATCCATAAAATTTATTATTTTTTTTATAAATAGCTTTATCACAAAAAAGTTGATATTCCTTATGTTTAATATGAACATGACCTATTAAAAAAACAGTATCATCATTATCTTCTTTTTGTATAAAATCGGCATGAATTAATTTTATCGATTTTTGAAGATTCTTGTTAAAAGAATTTTCAATATTAAGGAAGAATAATAGAATAATTAATAAAGAATAATATTTAGAACTCATTTATTCATTAGTAAGATAATGAAAAACTTATTTTCATTTTTTAAATGTCTTTATGCGATTTAATATATTTCTATATTTAAATTTTTTGGTAATCTATAAATTTTTTTATGAAAAAATAATTATAGCTTTTTATCATTCTATTGTTTTATAAATTAAATTTTTAGTTTTGGGATCAATAGTAATTTGTCTATATAAAAATAAAAAATTATTTTTTTTCATTTTATTAATGATGTATTTCATTATATTGTAATAATTTATTTAAATTTGGATCTTTTATTCCAATAAAAAAAGACCAATAGTGATCTTCACCTATAGGTACCCAATCAAAATTCATTTTAAAACTTCTCAAATCTCTGTAAAAAACTAACTTTAAAAAACTTATTTGATGTTTTAATAAATTGTAATCCGTTTTTATTTCTATATTCCAATATTTTGTTAAATTTATAGATCCATTTATACTTAAAAAAACATTGAATAATTTTTTTTGATTAAAATAATTTTCATAAGTTGAATTTAAATCAATTTTCAAATTCAATGGAATTGGATATATTGCATAATGATATTTATCAAATAAAAAGTATTCATAACGATTTTTTCCTTTTTTTTCAGATTTATTATTAAAAAAATTTATTTCATGTTCAATATTTTCATGAAAGGAAAAATTAAAATACATTCTTTTTTTTTCTTTTCTACTATCAAATAAAAAAGTATTGTATTTCCGTTTTTCATATAAATTTATCCCCCCTTTATATTTCATTTTTAAATATTTCGTAAAATTAGTATAACCCATAAAATAGAATTTTTCTAAATGAAAAGAATTTTTATCAAAAAAATGAAAAGTTTTTACCTGAAAAAGATCAATTATTTTTATTTTTTTGTATGTAAAATCTTTTAAATTTTTATTATTTTTTATTTTTAATTCCAAATTATTATTTAATATAAAAATGATTCTATTTTCAATAAGATTGTTTTTATTATTTTGATTTAAAGGAAAATAAGATTTAATTCTAAAAGAAACTATAGGATCCATTTTATGTCTTAATAAAAAATCCTTATTATTTAATTTTAAAAAACCTTCTAAAGAGGAAAATAATATATCTGTGAATGCATCTGTTTTTTGAAATAAGGTGGAGGTACCTGAATTCAAATTCCAAGTAGAATATCCTTTATAATGAATTCTTGGATAAATTTTAAAATAAGGATTAACATGAATAAAGGTAGAAATATTTATAGTATGTTTGATACCTGTTTGGATATCTATTTTTTGTTTTATTTTTTTTAGTAAAGGAAGAATTGAATAATATTCTATATAATTATGTGCAAATATATGATAATCCATAATTAATGGATAAAAAAACCGTTTTTTTATAAAAAAAGGTTTTTGTCGCATAGAAATACTAATTTCTGGAATTTTTAATTGCATTATTCCTTTATTCCTTTTTTGAATGATAGATGCATCTATATTCAAAAAATAATTTTGAAAATTTTTTTTTATACTAATATTAGAAATATTCATTTCTTCATATTTTATGGAATTAACTGGAGAAAAATTATCGAAATAATAGTTTATATCTGCGTTAAATTTTATTTCAGAATTTGAATTATAATCTTTATAATGCTTCCATTTAAATTGATAATCAAATTTTTTATTTGATAAATATTGATAATTAAAATGAATAGATCCATTATACAAATATTTAAATTTATATTCCATTTTTGTTTCTAATTTCCATTTTTTACCTCCATATATAGAACTAGAAATTAAAAAATTCAAATAATCGGAAATAGGAAAATAAAATCCTATATTTTCTATAGTTATCTTCTTATTTTGAATCAAAAACCTAGGATAGGTAATTCCAAACGAAGAAATTTTACTATTATCCTTTTTCAAAGGAATATATAAAAATGGAAAAATTATAGGAATTGGAACTTGATACCAATAAAAAAATACGGGGCCAGTAATAACATATTTTTTTTTATGAAAATATTTTAAGAAATCTGTTTTTAAATAAAAATCAGGAATTTTATCTTTTTTTTCTATAAAAAATGGATCTGCTGTATAAATCACTTTTTTCATTAAACTATAATCATTCTCCTTTTTTATATCCTTTGCAATAATAACATAATCTTTTTCTTGTATATAAACATTATCAGCATTCCATTTTTGATTATCTAAATTTATGTGAAAATGTCTAGACGTATAATATTGATTATCTCCTTTTTGGATAACAATTACATTTTTATTTTTACCTATAGCATATAAATCTCCATTTTTCCAATTTAATTCTATACGATCTGCTTTAATTTTTGTATCAAGATATTCTATAAATGCATTTCCATCTAAATAAGATTTTCCATCATCTATATGATGTTCTTGTACATTTGAACGATATTTTATAACAATATTTTTTAATTTTGTTATATTATTCAAATTTAAATAGGGTTCAATTTTAGATTCATCAATTATTTTTAGCTCCTCTTTTTTTTTTTCTTCCTCTGCATAAATAAAAATAGTATATAGAAAAAAAAAGAATATTATTGTGGATATAGAAATCCATTTATTTGTATACAACTTAATCAAGTTTTTTAAAAAAAATTCAATTAAATAATATTTTTTTTTAATTATATATACTTTGCATATAACATAAATTTTTATAGTATACATCAGGATATATAAAAATAATCTATTCAAATTCTATTTTTTTTATTTTTAATTTATCTTCACATATTCCTAATATTTCTAAAAGAGTAATATTAAATATAGGATGATATTTTTTTGGTAAAATTTCACACATAGGAACTAAAACAAATTTTCGAAGATGTAATAAAGAATGTGGAATAGTTAAAATAGAACTATGTATTATAATTTGATCATAAAATAAAATATCTATATCAATTTTTCTATCCTTATAAAATTTTTTATTTTGGGATGATTGATCTTTTACTTTTTTATTCATTATAGATTTTTTATTTATAAAAAATTCGATATCATAAATTTTTTCTAAAATATCAATAGGAGAATAAAATGTTTTTACATGTAAAGCCCTATTGTAAAAAGGATATGTATCTTTGTTCATACTCCAAGCTTCACTTTCAAAATAAGAAGATTTTTGAATAATTTTTCCAATTTTTTTGGAAATTAAAACTAAAGATTCATCTAAATATTTTTTTCTATTTTCTTTATTACTTCCTTGTAATAAAAAAACATTGTGCTCTTTCAATA from Blattabacterium sp. (Cryptocercus punctulatus) str. Cpu harbors:
- a CDS encoding putative LPS assembly protein LptD, whose product is MYTIKIYVICKVYIIKKKYYLIEFFLKNLIKLYTNKWISISTIIFFFFLYTIFIYAEEEKKKEELKIIDESKIEPYLNLNNITKLKNIVIKYRSNVQEHHIDDGKSYLDGNAFIEYLDTKIKADRIELNWKNGDLYAIGKNKNVIVIQKGDNQYYTSRHFHINLDNQKWNADNVYIQEKDYVIIAKDIKKENDYSLMKKVIYTADPFFIEKKDKIPDFYLKTDFLKYFHKKKYVITGPVFFYWYQVPIPIIFPFLYIPLKKDNSKISSFGITYPRFLIQNKKITIENIGFYFPISDYLNFLISSSIYGGKKWKLETKMEYKFKYLYNGSIHFNYQYLSNKKFDYQFKWKHYKDYNSNSEIKFNADINYYFDNFSPVNSIKYEEMNISNISIKKNFQNYFLNIDASIIQKRNKGIMQLKIPEISISMRQKPFFIKKRFFYPLIMDYHIFAHNYIEYYSILPLLKKIKQKIDIQTGIKHTINISTFIHVNPYFKIYPRIHYKGYSTWNLNSGTSTLFQKTDAFTDILFSSLEGFLKLNNKDFLLRHKMDPIVSFRIKSYFPLNQNNKNNLIENRIIFILNNNLELKIKNNKNLKDFTYKKIKIIDLFQVKTFHFFDKNSFHLEKFYFMGYTNFTKYLKMKYKGGINLYEKRKYNTFLFDSRKEKKRMYFNFSFHENIEHEINFFNNKSEKKGKNRYEYFLFDKYHYAIYPIPLNLKIDLNSTYENYFNQKKLFNVFLSINGSINLTKYWNIEIKTDYNLLKHQISFLKLVFYRDLRSFKMNFDWVPIGEDHYWSFFIGIKDPNLNKLLQYNEIHH
- the folK gene encoding 2-amino-4-hydroxy-6-hydroxymethyldihydropteridine diphosphokinase encodes the protein MSLLKEHNVFLLQGSNKENRKKYLDESLVLISKKIGKIIQKSSYFESEAWSMNKDTYPFYNRALHVKTFYSPIDILEKIYDIEFFINKKSIMNKKVKDQSSQNKKFYKDRKIDIDILFYDQIIIHSSILTIPHSLLHLRKFVLVPMCEILPKKYHPIFNITLLEILGICEDKLKIKKIEFE